A portion of the Oreochromis niloticus isolate F11D_XX linkage group LG10, O_niloticus_UMD_NMBU, whole genome shotgun sequence genome contains these proteins:
- the LOC109203811 gene encoding olfactory receptor 1500-like, whose amino-acid sequence MALINSAAENNITFVRPAYFIISGFIGIPNIRYYFVFLCFIYILSVVGNTLVMIVITLDHMLRSPKYIAVFNLTFTDLLSSSALVPKVVDIFLFNHYYISYNDCLTFMFFSFTLYAMQAFNLVVLSFDRVMAIMYPLHYQMRVSHKLILSLTAFFWLLAITLTLIAVGLLTRLSFCQSVIIQSYYCDNGPMYRLGCNDATPNYIFAALAIVLVLGFPLAFIVGSYCCIGYSLSKISTFRERVKAFKTCTGHLSLVAIYFLPVIFVYAFGRVIHPNARIINLSIATVLPPMLNPIIYVLQTQEIKESLRRLLKARVQAKLEVFRFKHL is encoded by the coding sequence ATGGCATTGATTAACTCAGCTGCCGAGAACAACATCACCTTTGTGCGACCTGCATATTTTATAATAAGTGGTTTTATTGGCATACCTAATATTAGATAttattttgtctttctgtgttttatttacattctTTCAGTGGTGGGAAACACATTAGTGATGATTGTAATAACATTGGATCACATGTTGAGAAGTCCTAAATATATTGCTGTTTTTAACCTTACATTTACGGACCTGTTAAGTAGCTCTGCTTTGGTTCCAAAGGTTGttgacatttttctgtttaaccATTATTATATTTCCTACAATGACTGCTTgacttttatgtttttcagcTTTACTTTATATGCGATGCAGGCTTTTAATCTGGTTGTATTGTCCTTTGACAGAGTCATGGCTATCATGTACCCTCTGCACTATCAAATGAGAGTGAGCCACAAGCTCATTTTGTCTTTGACTGCTTTTTTCTGGCTTCTTGCCATAACTCTTACACTCATTGCAGTTGGCCTTCTCACCAGACTTTCCTTCTGTCAGTCTGTGATTATTCAGAGCTACTATTGTGATAATGGTCCTATGTATCGTCTTGGCTGCAATGATGCTACCCCTAATTATATATTTGCTGCTTTGGCAATAGTTCTTGTTCTTGGGTTTCCACTGGCATTTATCGTGGGAAGCTACTGCTGTATCGGTTATTCTTTGTCAAAAATTTCTACATTTAGGGAAAGAGTGAAAGCTTTTAAAACCTGCACAGGTCACCTTTCATTAGTGGCAATTTATTTCCTTCCTGTTATATTTGTGTATGCTTTTGGGCGTGTAATACATCCAAATGCAAGGATCATAAACCTTTCTATTGCCACTGTATTGCCTCCCATGTTAAACCCAATAATCTATGTTCTTCAGACACAGGAGATCAAAGAATCATTGAGAAGATTGTTGAAAGCTAGAGTGCAGGCTAAATTGGAAGTGTTTAGATTTAAACATTTGTAG